The following coding sequences are from one bacterium window:
- a CDS encoding serine/threonine protein kinase, whose protein sequence is MAANSNEREDLLAIAAAVGDGAAIDWDEAERTAPDEEARKRVRRLRLVSDIALVHDTLSGAGDGEEPGAAAGTPPLDRWGSLELLEKIGEGAFSEVYRARDPRLDAEVALKLLKPRGRTEESAVFAPIREGRLLARVRHANVVAVYGADWHRGRVGLWMELLHGRDLEQILAKDGPFGAHEAALVGIDLCGALAAVHAAGLVHQDVKARNVMRAAGGRIVLMDLGAGLEARDLEDDAAERPLAGTPLYVAPEIFDGESPSPRSDIYSLGVLLHHLVTGAYPVRAATLGEMAQAHARGLRRRLRDERPDLPGAFIEVVERALAPSPAERFQTAGEFESALRAALADRAEGFAPAPPRRPRRPAWIAAAAAASAALVAFGAYLALRSPTTPAAS, encoded by the coding sequence ATGGCCGCCAACAGCAATGAGCGCGAGGACCTGCTCGCCATCGCCGCCGCGGTCGGCGACGGCGCGGCGATCGATTGGGACGAAGCGGAGCGCACCGCGCCGGACGAAGAGGCGCGCAAGCGGGTACGCCGCCTGCGCCTCGTCTCCGACATCGCGCTCGTCCACGACACCCTCTCGGGCGCGGGGGACGGCGAGGAGCCGGGCGCCGCGGCCGGGACGCCGCCGCTCGATCGCTGGGGCTCGCTCGAGCTGCTGGAGAAGATCGGCGAAGGGGCGTTCAGCGAGGTCTACAGGGCGCGCGATCCGCGCCTCGACGCCGAAGTCGCGCTGAAGCTGCTCAAGCCGCGCGGCCGGACCGAGGAGTCGGCGGTCTTCGCGCCGATCCGCGAAGGGCGGCTGCTCGCCCGCGTGCGGCACGCCAACGTCGTCGCGGTCTACGGCGCCGACTGGCACCGCGGCCGGGTCGGCCTCTGGATGGAACTGCTCCACGGGCGGGACCTCGAGCAGATCCTCGCCAAGGACGGGCCGTTCGGCGCGCACGAGGCCGCGCTCGTCGGCATCGACCTCTGCGGCGCCCTCGCCGCGGTCCACGCCGCGGGGCTGGTCCACCAGGACGTCAAGGCCCGCAACGTGATGCGCGCCGCCGGCGGACGGATCGTGCTGATGGACCTCGGCGCGGGGCTCGAGGCGCGCGACCTCGAGGACGACGCCGCCGAGCGGCCGCTCGCCGGGACGCCGCTCTACGTCGCGCCGGAGATCTTCGACGGCGAGAGCCCCTCGCCCCGCTCGGACATCTACAGCCTCGGCGTGCTGCTCCACCACCTCGTCACCGGCGCCTATCCGGTCCGCGCCGCGACGCTCGGCGAAATGGCCCAGGCGCACGCGCGGGGGCTGCGCCGGCGTCTCCGCGACGAGCGGCCGGACCTCCCGGGCGCCTTCATCGAGGTCGTCGAGCGGGCGCTCGCGCCCTCGCCGGCGGAGCGCTTTCAGACGGCCGGGGAGTTCGAGTCGGCGCTGCGCGCGGCGCTCGCCGACCGCGCGGAAGGGTTCGCCCCGGCGCCGCCGCGACGGCCGCGGCGGCCCGCGTGGATCGCGGCGGCGGCCGCCGCGTCGGCCGCGCTCGTCGCCTTCGGCGCCTACCTCGCGCTGCGTTCGCCGACGACGCCCGCGGCGTCCG
- a CDS encoding sigma-70 family RNA polymerase sigma factor produces the protein MSDTSDPSAEFEKTVELLRKARGGDDDALEVLLKRHVPRLRRWARGRLPRWARDAVDTEDIVQDTVMRTLRRLGEFEPRHDGALQAYLRQALLNRVQDEIRRAQRRPGKAELDEEQADGGASPLEEAVGRQALERYETALARLREDDRAAVLMRVELRCGYQEIAEALGKPSADAARMTVARALVRLVEEMGDGRQQQ, from the coding sequence GTGAGCGACACGTCCGATCCGTCCGCCGAATTCGAGAAGACGGTCGAATTGCTGCGGAAGGCGCGCGGGGGGGACGACGACGCGCTGGAAGTCCTGCTGAAGCGGCACGTGCCGCGCCTGCGCCGCTGGGCGCGGGGGCGGCTGCCGCGCTGGGCGCGCGACGCGGTCGACACCGAAGACATCGTCCAGGACACCGTGATGCGCACGCTGCGGCGGCTCGGCGAGTTCGAGCCGCGGCACGACGGGGCGCTGCAGGCCTATCTGCGGCAGGCGCTCCTCAACCGCGTGCAGGACGAAATCCGGCGCGCCCAGCGGCGCCCGGGCAAGGCGGAACTGGACGAAGAACAGGCCGACGGGGGCGCGTCGCCGCTCGAGGAGGCCGTGGGCCGCCAGGCGCTCGAACGCTACGAGACGGCGCTGGCGCGGCTCCGCGAGGACGACCGCGCCGCCGTCCTGATGCGCGTCGAGCTCCGCTGCGGGTATCAGGAGATCGCCGAGGCTTTGGGGAAGCCTTCGGCGGACGCGGCGCGGATGACGGTCGCGCGGGCCTTGGTCCGCTTGGTCGAGGAGATGGGGGATGGCCGCCAACAGCAATGA